A single window of Numida meleagris isolate 19003 breed g44 Domestic line unplaced genomic scaffold, NumMel1.0 unplaced_Scaffold351, whole genome shotgun sequence DNA harbors:
- the LOC110391333 gene encoding antigen WC1.1-like isoform X3, whose translation MMVPARVLGLLLCVQFCMGSEVLRLVDGGGRCAGRVEVKHKGEWGSVCSYDFDWDARGASVVCRQLGCGTVAHASPYAPFGQGKGRIWLHPVFCRGTEATLQDCPNFGWGNHFCGHEWDVGVICTEALELRLVDGRGPCEGRVEVKLRGRWGTVADDNWNMNDAEVVCQQLGCGSATDTKFTWRDSQFSSPLMLAYVNCNGNEKAIWDCSIKGWGPYSVPRDYNTSVECQGFSRLAGGDSACSGQLEVRQGRAWVSVCHGHVDLMAAQVICRELGCSTALPLPGTGHFGAAAGPFWDGAFECNGTEPLLSACTRRPSHIKNCTQPAAIICTPYTRFQLADGGSECTGRVEVEARGVWRPLCATAWDLHDAHVLCRHLGCGSAVSLPPPGQFGTGTGTLLHDAFSCRGSERHPGECPVEVLGQPPCPHGHTAAINCSGVTEPLRFHGGESQCDGRLEVAMRPGVWARVSVGMWDNGTATVACQELGCGVPEKIYAALATGSGPMELQELRCDGTEELLAHCNASGMTTKTSHSHEELAIACSGSRRLRLAGGPGRCAGRVEVYSRGTWGTICQDTWTLQDATVVCRQLGCGWALEAPGSERFGPGTGTLWLGAGGCSGMEDALWHCPAPLERGCKHGSSAGAVCSGLLDLRLTGESSRCSGYLEVLHEGTWGRVCANGTSPATATAVCHQLGCGTGGRLEAVPAQGSDPAWLSWVSCEEGARLLWHCPSAPWQLQECDPTGITHIACEEDTSDRSEATSPAPALTHSTAPLMAAPRSTSALMVLCVILGMLLCLALVALAVQAQRARAQCQGPSKDAASEVVYEELDYSLMPEYQEVPSSTGSLSQGSATKMADHPRDGTEENDLQVSPDSPAQPQHSPSHGYDDAMTVPEVPPSLHTRDALVQTPEDMGYDDAGVRALATSL comes from the exons ATGATGGTGCCTGccagggtgctggggctgctcctctgcGTGCAGTTCTGCATGG GCAGCGAGGTGCTGCGGCTGGTGGATGGCGGTGGGCGCTGTGCCGGTCGGGTGGAGGTGAAGCACAAGGGCGAATGGGGCTCCGTCTGCAGCTATGACTTCGACTGGGATGCACGAGGGGCCAGCGTGGTGTGCcggcagctgggctgtggcacAGTGGCCCATGCGTCCCCATATGCCCCATTCGGGCAGGGCAAGGGACGCATCTGGCTGCACCCCGTGTTCTGCCGCGGCACTGAGGCCACCCTGCAGGACTGCCCCAACTTTGGCTGGGGCAATCACTTCTGTGGCCATGAGTGGGACGTGGGAGTGATCTGCACAG AGGCACTGGAGCTGCGGCTGGTGGATGGCAGGGGACCCTGTGAGGGGAGAGTGGAGGTGAAACTGCGGGGACGCTGGGGCACAGTTGCTGATGATAACTGGAACATGAATGATGCTGAGGTggtgtgccagcagctgggttGCGGATCAGCCACTGACACCAAGTTTACCTGGCGAGATTCTCAGTTCAGCAGTCCCCTGATGTTGGCTTATGTCAACTGCAATGGGAATGAGAAGGCCATCTGGGACTGCAGCATTAAGGGTTGGGGTCCCTACAGTGTCCCTCGTGATTATAACACCTCTGTGGAATGCCAAG GGTTCTCCCGGCTGGCCGGAGGGGACAGCGCCTGCTCGGGGCAGCTGGAGGTGCGGCAGGGCCGCGCCTGGGTCAGCGTCTGCCACGGCCACGTGGACCTCATGGCCGCCCAGGTcatctgcagggagctgggctgcagtaCAGCACTGCCCCTTCCCGGGACCGGGCATTTTGGAGCAGCAGCGGGGCCATTCTGGGACGGTGCCTTCGAGTGCAATGGCACTGAGCCGCTCCTGTCTGCTTGCACACGGCGGCCTTCCCACATCAAGAACTGCACTCAACCTGCTGCCATCATCTGCACCC cctaCACTCGGTTCCAGCTGGCAGACGGAGGCTCAGAATGTACTGGGCGAGTGGAAGTGGAAGCACGAGGGGTGTGGAGGCCGCTGTGTGCCACTGCCTGGGACCTGCATGACGCCCACGTCCTCTGCCGCCACCTGGGCTGTGGTTCCGCTGTCTCCCTGCCCCCACCAGGCCAATttgggacagggacagggacactgCTCCACGATGCCTTCAGCTGTAGGGGGAGTGAGCGGCACCCAGGCGAGTGCCCTGtggaggtgctggggcagcccccCTGCCCCCACGGGCACACCGCTGCCATCAACTGCTCAG GTGTCACTGAGCCCCTGCGGTTCCACGGTGGGGAGAGCCAGTGCGACGGACGGCTGGAGGTGGCCATGCGCCCTGGTGTCTGGGCCCGTGTGTCTGTGGGGATGTGGGACAATGGCACTGCCACCGTGGCCTGCCAGGAGCTAGGCTGCGGTGTGCCTGAGAAAATCTATGCTGCACTGGCCACTGGCTCAGgccccatggagctgcaggagctgcgcTGTGATGGCACCGAGGAGCTCCTGGCACACTGTAATGCCTCGGGGATGACCACCAAGACCAGTCACAGCCATGAGGAGTTGGCCATTGCGTGCTCAG GAAGCCGGcggctgaggctggcaggaggCCCCGGGCGCTGCGCCGGCAGGGTGGAGGTGTACAGCAGGGGCACATGGGGCACCATCTGCCAGGACACATGGACCCTGCAGGATGCCACCGTCGTCTGCCGCCAGCTGGGCTGCGGATGGGCCCTGGAGGCTCCTGGCTCTGAGCGCTTTGGGCCTGGCACTGGGACACtgtggctgggtgctgggggctgctctgggATGGAGGATGCTCTTTGGCACTGCCCGGCCCCCCTGGAGCGTGGCTGCAAGcatggcagcagtgcaggtgcTGTGTGCTCAG GGCTGCTGGACCTGCGGCTGacaggggaaagcagcagatgcagtgGGTACCTCGAGGTGCTGCATGAGGGGACATGGGGTCGTGTTTGCGCCAATGGCACCAGCCCCGCCACGGCCACTGCTGTCTGCCACCAGCTGGGATGCGGCACAGGGGGGAGGCTGGAGGCTGTCCCTGCACAGGGCTCAGATCCTGCCTGGCTGAGCTGGGTGAGTTGTGAGGAGGGGGCCCGCTTGCTCTGGCACTGCCCCTCGGCaccctggcagctgcaggaatgTGATCCCACTGGCATCACCCACATCGCATGTGAAGAGGACACCAGTGACAGAAGTGAGGccaccagcccagccccag ctctcacccacagcactgccccactgATGGCAGCACCAAGGAGCACGTCAGCACTCATGGTGCTGTGCGTGatcctggggatgctgctgtgcctggcccTGGTCGCCCTGGCTGTGCAGGCACAGCGTGCACGAGCCCAGTGCCAAG GCCCCAGTAAGGATGCTGCCTCTGAGGTTGTGTATGAGGAGCTTGACTACAGCCTGATGCCCGAGTACCAGgaggtgcccagcagcacag gCTCCCTGTCCCAAGGCTCAGCAACAAAGATGGCAGATCACCCCAGGGATGGCACTGAGGAGAATGACCTCCAGGTGTCCCCAG ActcccctgcccagccccagcacagcccctcgcATGGCTATGATGATGCTATGACTGTGCCAGAGGTGCCCCCCTCTCTCCATACGAGGGATGCCTTGGTACAGACCCCTGAGGACATGGGCTACGATGACGCTGGTGTCAGAGCACTGGCGACATCTCTGTGA
- the LOC110391333 gene encoding antigen WC1.1-like isoform X2, giving the protein MMVPARVLGLLLCVQFCMGSEVLRLVDGGGRCAGRVEVKHKGEWGSVCSYDFDWDARGASVVCRQLGCGTVAHASPYAPFGQGKGRIWLHPVFCRGTEATLQDCPNFGWGNHFCGHEWDVGVICTEALELRLVDGRGPCEGRVEVKLRGRWGTVADDNWNMNDAEVVCQQLGCGSATDTKFTWRDSQFSSPLMLAYVNCNGNEKAIWDCSIKGWGPYSVPRDYNTSVECQGFSRLAGGDSACSGQLEVRQGRAWVSVCHGHVDLMAAQVICRELGCSTALPLPGTGHFGAAAGPFWDGAFECNGTEPLLSACTRRPSHIKNCTQPAAIICTPYTRFQLADGGSECTGRVEVEARGVWRPLCATAWDLHDAHVLCRHLGCGSAVSLPPPGQFGTGTGTLLHDAFSCRGSERHPGECPVEVLGQPPCPHGHTAAINCSGVTEPLRFHGGESQCDGRLEVAMRPGVWARVSVGMWDNGTATVACQELGCGVPEKIYAALATGSGPMELQELRCDGTEELLAHCNASGMTTKTSHSHEELAIACSGSRRLRLAGGPGRCAGRVEVYSRGTWGTICQDTWTLQDATVVCRQLGCGWALEAPGSERFGPGTGTLWLGAGGCSGMEDALWHCPAPLERGCKHGSSAGAVCSGLLDLRLTGESSRCSGYLEVLHEGTWGRVCANGTSPATATAVCHQLGCGTGGRLEAVPAQGSDPAWLSWVSCEEGARLLWHCPSAPWQLQECDPTGITHIACEEDTSDRSEATSPAPALTHSTAPLMAAPRSTSALMVLCVILGMLLCLALVALAVQAQRARAQCQGPSKDAASEVVYEELDYSLMPEYQEVPSSTGSLSQGSATKMADHPRDGTEENDLQVSPGRDTGTDVHDSPAQPQHSPSHGYDDAMTVPEVPPSLHTRDALVQTPEDMGYDDAGVRALATSL; this is encoded by the exons ATGATGGTGCCTGccagggtgctggggctgctcctctgcGTGCAGTTCTGCATGG GCAGCGAGGTGCTGCGGCTGGTGGATGGCGGTGGGCGCTGTGCCGGTCGGGTGGAGGTGAAGCACAAGGGCGAATGGGGCTCCGTCTGCAGCTATGACTTCGACTGGGATGCACGAGGGGCCAGCGTGGTGTGCcggcagctgggctgtggcacAGTGGCCCATGCGTCCCCATATGCCCCATTCGGGCAGGGCAAGGGACGCATCTGGCTGCACCCCGTGTTCTGCCGCGGCACTGAGGCCACCCTGCAGGACTGCCCCAACTTTGGCTGGGGCAATCACTTCTGTGGCCATGAGTGGGACGTGGGAGTGATCTGCACAG AGGCACTGGAGCTGCGGCTGGTGGATGGCAGGGGACCCTGTGAGGGGAGAGTGGAGGTGAAACTGCGGGGACGCTGGGGCACAGTTGCTGATGATAACTGGAACATGAATGATGCTGAGGTggtgtgccagcagctgggttGCGGATCAGCCACTGACACCAAGTTTACCTGGCGAGATTCTCAGTTCAGCAGTCCCCTGATGTTGGCTTATGTCAACTGCAATGGGAATGAGAAGGCCATCTGGGACTGCAGCATTAAGGGTTGGGGTCCCTACAGTGTCCCTCGTGATTATAACACCTCTGTGGAATGCCAAG GGTTCTCCCGGCTGGCCGGAGGGGACAGCGCCTGCTCGGGGCAGCTGGAGGTGCGGCAGGGCCGCGCCTGGGTCAGCGTCTGCCACGGCCACGTGGACCTCATGGCCGCCCAGGTcatctgcagggagctgggctgcagtaCAGCACTGCCCCTTCCCGGGACCGGGCATTTTGGAGCAGCAGCGGGGCCATTCTGGGACGGTGCCTTCGAGTGCAATGGCACTGAGCCGCTCCTGTCTGCTTGCACACGGCGGCCTTCCCACATCAAGAACTGCACTCAACCTGCTGCCATCATCTGCACCC cctaCACTCGGTTCCAGCTGGCAGACGGAGGCTCAGAATGTACTGGGCGAGTGGAAGTGGAAGCACGAGGGGTGTGGAGGCCGCTGTGTGCCACTGCCTGGGACCTGCATGACGCCCACGTCCTCTGCCGCCACCTGGGCTGTGGTTCCGCTGTCTCCCTGCCCCCACCAGGCCAATttgggacagggacagggacactgCTCCACGATGCCTTCAGCTGTAGGGGGAGTGAGCGGCACCCAGGCGAGTGCCCTGtggaggtgctggggcagcccccCTGCCCCCACGGGCACACCGCTGCCATCAACTGCTCAG GTGTCACTGAGCCCCTGCGGTTCCACGGTGGGGAGAGCCAGTGCGACGGACGGCTGGAGGTGGCCATGCGCCCTGGTGTCTGGGCCCGTGTGTCTGTGGGGATGTGGGACAATGGCACTGCCACCGTGGCCTGCCAGGAGCTAGGCTGCGGTGTGCCTGAGAAAATCTATGCTGCACTGGCCACTGGCTCAGgccccatggagctgcaggagctgcgcTGTGATGGCACCGAGGAGCTCCTGGCACACTGTAATGCCTCGGGGATGACCACCAAGACCAGTCACAGCCATGAGGAGTTGGCCATTGCGTGCTCAG GAAGCCGGcggctgaggctggcaggaggCCCCGGGCGCTGCGCCGGCAGGGTGGAGGTGTACAGCAGGGGCACATGGGGCACCATCTGCCAGGACACATGGACCCTGCAGGATGCCACCGTCGTCTGCCGCCAGCTGGGCTGCGGATGGGCCCTGGAGGCTCCTGGCTCTGAGCGCTTTGGGCCTGGCACTGGGACACtgtggctgggtgctgggggctgctctgggATGGAGGATGCTCTTTGGCACTGCCCGGCCCCCCTGGAGCGTGGCTGCAAGcatggcagcagtgcaggtgcTGTGTGCTCAG GGCTGCTGGACCTGCGGCTGacaggggaaagcagcagatgcagtgGGTACCTCGAGGTGCTGCATGAGGGGACATGGGGTCGTGTTTGCGCCAATGGCACCAGCCCCGCCACGGCCACTGCTGTCTGCCACCAGCTGGGATGCGGCACAGGGGGGAGGCTGGAGGCTGTCCCTGCACAGGGCTCAGATCCTGCCTGGCTGAGCTGGGTGAGTTGTGAGGAGGGGGCCCGCTTGCTCTGGCACTGCCCCTCGGCaccctggcagctgcaggaatgTGATCCCACTGGCATCACCCACATCGCATGTGAAGAGGACACCAGTGACAGAAGTGAGGccaccagcccagccccag ctctcacccacagcactgccccactgATGGCAGCACCAAGGAGCACGTCAGCACTCATGGTGCTGTGCGTGatcctggggatgctgctgtgcctggcccTGGTCGCCCTGGCTGTGCAGGCACAGCGTGCACGAGCCCAGTGCCAAG GCCCCAGTAAGGATGCTGCCTCTGAGGTTGTGTATGAGGAGCTTGACTACAGCCTGATGCCCGAGTACCAGgaggtgcccagcagcacag gCTCCCTGTCCCAAGGCTCAGCAACAAAGATGGCAGATCACCCCAGGGATGGCACTGAGGAGAATGACCTCCAGGTGTCCCCAGGTAGGGACACAGGCACAGACGTGCACG ActcccctgcccagccccagcacagcccctcgcATGGCTATGATGATGCTATGACTGTGCCAGAGGTGCCCCCCTCTCTCCATACGAGGGATGCCTTGGTACAGACCCCTGAGGACATGGGCTACGATGACGCTGGTGTCAGAGCACTGGCGACATCTCTGTGA
- the LOC110391333 gene encoding antigen WC1.1-like isoform X1 translates to MMVPARVLGLLLCVQFCMGSEVLRLVDGGGRCAGRVEVKHKGEWGSVCSYDFDWDARGASVVCRQLGCGTVAHASPYAPFGQGKGRIWLHPVFCRGTEATLQDCPNFGWGNHFCGHEWDVGVICTEALELRLVDGRGPCEGRVEVKLRGRWGTVADDNWNMNDAEVVCQQLGCGSATDTKFTWRDSQFSSPLMLAYVNCNGNEKAIWDCSIKGWGPYSVPRDYNTSVECQGFSRLAGGDSACSGQLEVRQGRAWVSVCHGHVDLMAAQVICRELGCSTALPLPGTGHFGAAAGPFWDGAFECNGTEPLLSACTRRPSHIKNCTQPAAIICTPYTRFQLADGGSECTGRVEVEARGVWRPLCATAWDLHDAHVLCRHLGCGSAVSLPPPGQFGTGTGTLLHDAFSCRGSERHPGECPVEVLGQPPCPHGHTAAINCSGVTEPLRFHGGESQCDGRLEVAMRPGVWARVSVGMWDNGTATVACQELGCGVPEKIYAALATGSGPMELQELRCDGTEELLAHCNASGMTTKTSHSHEELAIACSGSRRLRLAGGPGRCAGRVEVYSRGTWGTICQDTWTLQDATVVCRQLGCGWALEAPGSERFGPGTGTLWLGAGGCSGMEDALWHCPAPLERGCKHGSSAGAVCSGLLDLRLTGESSRCSGYLEVLHEGTWGRVCANGTSPATATAVCHQLGCGTGGRLEAVPAQGSDPAWLSWVSCEEGARLLWHCPSAPWQLQECDPTGITHIACEEDTSDRSEATSPAPALTHSTAPLMAAPRSTSALMVLCVILGMLLCLALVALAVQAQRARAQCQGPSKDAASEVVYEELDYSLMPEYQEVPSSTGSLSQGSATKMADHPRDGTEENDLQVSPGRDTGTDVHGEDRKAPGIHLRGTQPNSADGEARARSPSWLCLHHRPLLVSNRLPCPAPAQPLAWL, encoded by the exons ATGATGGTGCCTGccagggtgctggggctgctcctctgcGTGCAGTTCTGCATGG GCAGCGAGGTGCTGCGGCTGGTGGATGGCGGTGGGCGCTGTGCCGGTCGGGTGGAGGTGAAGCACAAGGGCGAATGGGGCTCCGTCTGCAGCTATGACTTCGACTGGGATGCACGAGGGGCCAGCGTGGTGTGCcggcagctgggctgtggcacAGTGGCCCATGCGTCCCCATATGCCCCATTCGGGCAGGGCAAGGGACGCATCTGGCTGCACCCCGTGTTCTGCCGCGGCACTGAGGCCACCCTGCAGGACTGCCCCAACTTTGGCTGGGGCAATCACTTCTGTGGCCATGAGTGGGACGTGGGAGTGATCTGCACAG AGGCACTGGAGCTGCGGCTGGTGGATGGCAGGGGACCCTGTGAGGGGAGAGTGGAGGTGAAACTGCGGGGACGCTGGGGCACAGTTGCTGATGATAACTGGAACATGAATGATGCTGAGGTggtgtgccagcagctgggttGCGGATCAGCCACTGACACCAAGTTTACCTGGCGAGATTCTCAGTTCAGCAGTCCCCTGATGTTGGCTTATGTCAACTGCAATGGGAATGAGAAGGCCATCTGGGACTGCAGCATTAAGGGTTGGGGTCCCTACAGTGTCCCTCGTGATTATAACACCTCTGTGGAATGCCAAG GGTTCTCCCGGCTGGCCGGAGGGGACAGCGCCTGCTCGGGGCAGCTGGAGGTGCGGCAGGGCCGCGCCTGGGTCAGCGTCTGCCACGGCCACGTGGACCTCATGGCCGCCCAGGTcatctgcagggagctgggctgcagtaCAGCACTGCCCCTTCCCGGGACCGGGCATTTTGGAGCAGCAGCGGGGCCATTCTGGGACGGTGCCTTCGAGTGCAATGGCACTGAGCCGCTCCTGTCTGCTTGCACACGGCGGCCTTCCCACATCAAGAACTGCACTCAACCTGCTGCCATCATCTGCACCC cctaCACTCGGTTCCAGCTGGCAGACGGAGGCTCAGAATGTACTGGGCGAGTGGAAGTGGAAGCACGAGGGGTGTGGAGGCCGCTGTGTGCCACTGCCTGGGACCTGCATGACGCCCACGTCCTCTGCCGCCACCTGGGCTGTGGTTCCGCTGTCTCCCTGCCCCCACCAGGCCAATttgggacagggacagggacactgCTCCACGATGCCTTCAGCTGTAGGGGGAGTGAGCGGCACCCAGGCGAGTGCCCTGtggaggtgctggggcagcccccCTGCCCCCACGGGCACACCGCTGCCATCAACTGCTCAG GTGTCACTGAGCCCCTGCGGTTCCACGGTGGGGAGAGCCAGTGCGACGGACGGCTGGAGGTGGCCATGCGCCCTGGTGTCTGGGCCCGTGTGTCTGTGGGGATGTGGGACAATGGCACTGCCACCGTGGCCTGCCAGGAGCTAGGCTGCGGTGTGCCTGAGAAAATCTATGCTGCACTGGCCACTGGCTCAGgccccatggagctgcaggagctgcgcTGTGATGGCACCGAGGAGCTCCTGGCACACTGTAATGCCTCGGGGATGACCACCAAGACCAGTCACAGCCATGAGGAGTTGGCCATTGCGTGCTCAG GAAGCCGGcggctgaggctggcaggaggCCCCGGGCGCTGCGCCGGCAGGGTGGAGGTGTACAGCAGGGGCACATGGGGCACCATCTGCCAGGACACATGGACCCTGCAGGATGCCACCGTCGTCTGCCGCCAGCTGGGCTGCGGATGGGCCCTGGAGGCTCCTGGCTCTGAGCGCTTTGGGCCTGGCACTGGGACACtgtggctgggtgctgggggctgctctgggATGGAGGATGCTCTTTGGCACTGCCCGGCCCCCCTGGAGCGTGGCTGCAAGcatggcagcagtgcaggtgcTGTGTGCTCAG GGCTGCTGGACCTGCGGCTGacaggggaaagcagcagatgcagtgGGTACCTCGAGGTGCTGCATGAGGGGACATGGGGTCGTGTTTGCGCCAATGGCACCAGCCCCGCCACGGCCACTGCTGTCTGCCACCAGCTGGGATGCGGCACAGGGGGGAGGCTGGAGGCTGTCCCTGCACAGGGCTCAGATCCTGCCTGGCTGAGCTGGGTGAGTTGTGAGGAGGGGGCCCGCTTGCTCTGGCACTGCCCCTCGGCaccctggcagctgcaggaatgTGATCCCACTGGCATCACCCACATCGCATGTGAAGAGGACACCAGTGACAGAAGTGAGGccaccagcccagccccag ctctcacccacagcactgccccactgATGGCAGCACCAAGGAGCACGTCAGCACTCATGGTGCTGTGCGTGatcctggggatgctgctgtgcctggcccTGGTCGCCCTGGCTGTGCAGGCACAGCGTGCACGAGCCCAGTGCCAAG GCCCCAGTAAGGATGCTGCCTCTGAGGTTGTGTATGAGGAGCTTGACTACAGCCTGATGCCCGAGTACCAGgaggtgcccagcagcacag gCTCCCTGTCCCAAGGCTCAGCAACAAAGATGGCAGATCACCCCAGGGATGGCACTGAGGAGAATGACCTCCAGGTGTCCCCAGGTAGGGACACAGGCACAGACGTGCACGGTGAGGACAGAAAAGCACCAGGCATCCATCTGAGGGGGACGCAGCCAAACAGCGCAGATGGGGAGGCAAGGGCACGCAGCCCCTCCTGGCTGTGTCTTCACCACCGGCCCCTCCTTGTCTCCAACAGActcccctgcccagccccagcacagcccctcgcATGGCTATGA